The Siniperca chuatsi isolate FFG_IHB_CAS linkage group LG12, ASM2008510v1, whole genome shotgun sequence genome has a segment encoding these proteins:
- the LOC122885919 gene encoding protocadherin-17-like, which produces MRLSVPIFFLLWVKALTLKNLNYSVPEEQGPGTVIGNIAKDAGYGTMDRGKKSNFRVLENSAPHLVDVDPESGLIFTKQRIDRETLCRRNPKCQLSMEVFANDKEICMVKIDIQDINDNSPSFPSDHVNIDISENAAAGTRFPLTIAHDSDSGENGIKTYQVTRDDYNTFSLDLKVRGDGTIYPELVVQRPLDREDQSHHTLLLTAIDGGEYPRSGSMQINVRVTDSNDNSPVFEKSSYVIEIPENSPPGKVLVDLNATDQDEGSNGQVVYSFTGYASERIQDLFSIDPNSGVIKVQGEIDYEENPIIEFDVQAKDLGPNPIPGHCKITVKVLDKNDNSPIISFVSVRQGAISEAAPPESVIALVRVTDKDSGRNGQLQCRVLGNVPFRLQENNDNFYTLLTDRPLDREMKDEYNVTIVARDNGIPSLNYTKSFTVKILDENDNAPRFTKTVYVLQVPENNIPGEYLGSVLAHDPDVGRNGTVSYSILPSHIGDVSVYTYVSVNPTNGAIYASRSFNYEQTKSFEFKVQAKDGGSPHMESTSIVRVNVLDVNDNFPVIILPLLLNDTAEIPVPRNVGIGYIVATVKAVDHDHGESGHLTYEITEGNDDHLFEMDPVGGEVRTAHALWEEVAPVVELVVKVTDHGKPPLSAVAKLIIKANTETAVGGGSSASGEQQHWDVSLPLIVTLCIISVMLLAVMTAIAVKSKHQDKETGNYNCRMAEYSNPPVGKGKKKRINKSDIMLVQSEMEERDSASRMNVVSSPSLITSPICFDYQSPLPLTLPRSEVMYLKTTPNSLTVPRAGCHSSFAGLSADTPANRMSVIQTENFPSEPNYAGSRQPFVQSSTFKDAERASLRDSGHGDSDQADSDQDTNKGSHCDTSAREALKMKATAVNGQPFEQEQDKSVHCTDECRALGHSDRCWMPKLRVGSQADSGDNRTNLFIPVGMDAMVETEIYGTISCSSRKTLSTFGKEQRDSTILVANVKPYFKSQRALSPPLQESPSASSSPTKSSTPLDLANQESKEEREGGSDSSAYGPPDGQCSPLHTELEEPSYLTCELRPKSLSSSLIHSSVISQECGGSDCALNPRDSGN; this is translated from the exons ATGCGTCTCTCTGTACccattttctttctgctgtgGGTTAAAGCCCTGACATTGAAAAATCTCAATTATTCTGTCCCGGAGGAGCAAGGACCTGGCACGGTTATAGGTAATATAGCAAAAGATGCCGGATATGGGACCATGGATAGAGGGAAAAAATCTAACTTCAGAGTACTGGAGAATTCTGCACCACATCTGGTGGATGTTGACCCGGAGAGTGGACTCATCTTCACCAAACAAAGGATTGACAGGGAAACGTTATGCAGGCGCAACCCAAAGTGCCAGCTCTCTATGGAGGTGTTTGCCAACGACAAGGAAATATGCATGGTCAAGATTGATATACAGGACATAAATGATAACTCGCCCAGTTTTCCTTCAGATCATGTCAATATTGATATTTCAGAAAACGCAGCTGCTGGGACACGCTTCCCTCTTACTATTGCACATGACTCAGATTCTGGGGAAAATGGGATAAAGACCTACCAGGTCACACGAGATGattacaatacattttctttggaTTTAAAAGTGAGGGGTGATGGGACTATATATCCAGAGCTGGTGGTTCAGAGACCTCTGGATAGGGAGGATCAGAGTCATCACACCCTGCTCCTCACAGCAATTGACGGTGGGGAGTATCCGAGATCAGGCTCCATGCAAATCAACGTCAGGGTGACCGATTCCAATGACAATAGCCCAGTGTTTGAAAAATCCTCATATGTGATTGAGATTCCAGAGAATTCACCTCCTGGAAAAGTACTTGTAGATTTAAATGCCACTGACCAAGATGAGGGAAGCAACGGGCAGGTTGTCTATTCCTTCACTGGATATGCATCTGAGAGAATCCAAGATTTGTTCTCCATTGACCCCAATAGTGGCGTCATCAAGGTCCAGGGAGAAATTGACTATGAAGAGAATCCAATCATAGAGTTTGATGTCCAGGCTAAGGATCTTGGGCCCAACCCGATACCAGGCCACTGTAAAATTACTGTCAAAGTGCttgacaaaaatgacaactcGCCAATAAtaagttttgtttctgtccgGCAGGGAGCCATCAGTGAGGCAGCACCTCCAGAATCTGTCATAGCATTGGTGAGAGTGACAGATAAAGATTCTGGCCGGAACGGTCAACTTCAGTGCAGGGTGCTGGGAAACGTACCCTTCAGACTGCAGGAAAACAATGATAATTTTTACACGCTGCTCACAGACAGACCTCTGGACAGGGAAATGAAAGATgaatacaatgtaacaataGTGGCGAGAGACAATGGGATCCCTTCTTTGAACTACACTAAGTCGTTTACTGTGAAAATCTTGGATGAGAATGACAATGCACCACGTTTTACAAAGACAGTGTATGTGCTACAGGTGCCTGAGAACAACATCCCGGGGGAGTATTTGGGCTCCGTTCTGGCCCACGACCCAGATGTAGGTCGAAATGGAACAGTGTCGTACTCCATTCTGCCGTCACATATAGGAGATGTTTCAGTGTACACCTATGTGTCCGTTAATCCCACCAATGGAGCCATATATGCCTCACGGTCTTTCAATTATGAGCAAACAAAATCCTTTGAGTTCAAAGTTCAAGCTAAAGATGGAGGATCCCCTCACATGGAGAGCACTTCTATAGTCAGGGTCAATGTCCTTGACGTCAACGACAATTTTCCAGTTATTATTTTACCCCTTCTGCTGAATGATACAGCTGAAATCCCAGTGCCTAGAAACGTTGGTATTGGATACATCGTGGCTACAGTGAAAGCGGTGGACCATGACCATGGAGAAAGTGGCCATTTGACCTATGAGATCACAGAGGGAAATGACGACCACCTGTTCGAGATGGATCCGGTGGGAGGAGAGGTCCGAACTGCCCATGCTCTTTGGGAAGAGGTTGCCCCAGTGGTTGAGCTGGTGGTGAAGGTAACTGACCATGGCAAGCCCCCCTTATCTGCCGTGGCTAAGCTGATCATTAAGGCAAACACAGAAACGGCAGTAGGAGGGGGTTCCAGCGCGAGCGGTGAACAGCAGCACTGGGATGTATCCCTGCCCCTCATAGTTACCCTCTGCATTATCTCTGTCATGCTCTTAGCAGTCATGACCGCCATCGCTGTCAAGTCCAAGCATCAAGATAAGGAGACTGGGAATTATAACTGCCGCATGGCTGAGTACTCCAATCCTCCAGTGGGGAAaggcaaaaagaaaaggatCAACAAGAGTGACATCATGCTGGTGCAGagtgagatggaggagagagattCTGCGAGCCGGATGAATGTGGTGAGCAGCCCTTCTCTCATCACTTCACCAATATGTTTTGACTACCAGAGCCCTCTGCCACTCACACTGcccaggtcagaggtcatgtaCCTGAAAACCACCCCAAACAGCCTGACAGTCCCCAGAGCAGGTTGCCACTCCAGCTTTGCCGGGCTTAGCGCAGACACTCCAGCGAATAGGATGTCAGTGATACAG ACGGAAAATTTCCCCTCAGAACCCAATTATGCTGGCAGCAGGCAGCCATTTGTTCAAAG CTCAACATTTAAGGATGCAGAACGAGCAAGCCTCCGAGACAGTGGCCATGGTGATAGTGACCAGGCTGATAGTGACCAGGATACTAATAAAGGCTCACACTGCGACACGTCTGCTAGGGAGGCCCTCAAGATGAAAGCAACAGCAGTTAATGGCCAGCCTTTTGAGCAGG AGCAAGACAAATCAGTCCACTGCACCGATGAATGTCGTGCACTGGGACATTCTGACAGATGCTGGATGCCAAAGTTACGGGTAGGAAGCCAAGCAGACAGCGGCGATAATCGCACCAACCTTTTCATCCCTGTGGGAATGGATGCCATGGTAGAGACAGAGATTTATGGCAccatcagctgcagcagcagaaaaacCCTCAGCACGTTTGGAAAGGAACAGCGGGACAGTACAATCCTTGTGGCCAATGTCAAACCTTACTTCAAATCGCAGCGTGCACTTAGCCCACCGCTACAGGAGAGTCCATCTGCA